A portion of the Alistipes sp. ZOR0009 genome contains these proteins:
- a CDS encoding SusC/RagA family TonB-linked outer membrane protein, translating to METNLFLRIAKLKNKGWCTLFLVLGLVFLQLSSFGQTGTVTGTVKDDDKTPTPGVNVTIKGTTTGAATDVNGKYAIKAASTDVLVFSFIGMQTIEVSVGNRKVVDVILKSETKKLNELVVIGYGSVQKKDVTTAVSTVSAKEIADRPIVSAAQALQGKSAGVQVVQPSGKPGVGLSIRVRGSTSVVASNEPLYVVDGIPTDGVSNLSPNDIENMVILKDASSASIYGARAANGVVLITTKRGKSGKALLSFNAYTGVSKIGKTIDVLNTEQYRQLLKDIGGANQVPDGISTYTNWNDETFKTGTIQSYQLSASAGREGYSYYVSGGYQEEKGIVAPASFKRYTFRANMDNQLKEWVKLTTNFSMSRAQNMNAADNAGSGRGGVILSVLNTPPFLSVWDSKNPKQYAANPFQPSWENPLAQSAAKDQNTDSKIQGSAALEFSLLKDLKYKTTLGVDYNVHNWDYYLDPVRTNWGRKNNGLGKADRSSSTVWLWENLLTYSKSFNKLNFNGILGSSTQSSRWDHAYMEGKDYPANIPIETLNIANLIDPYSASTSASEWSVLSYFARASFNYDNKYLLTANFRADGTSKMPSNNRWGYFPSFSAGWRVSSERFMESIASVVNDLKLRVGWGETGNQEGIGDYYYYGTYGITRRPITDPYSGPLLWRQRMNNPDLKWETTTQSNVGVDVSFLNSRITLNMDAYYKKTTDLLFDVVFPSTVGLGALRRNNGEVENKGFEFNITSQNLKGALGWTTDFNMSFNRNKVTKLGLTKNYLYGGIESNGQSIILLKEGVSLGTFYGYISEGVNPETGDIIYKDLNSNGKIDPDDRTIIGNAQPDFIFGMTNSFTWKNFNLNFFIQGSYGNDIFNATRIDTEGMFDVKNQSTEVLRRWKRPGMVTDIPRAGNIYNSNNSTRFVEDGSYVRLKSVTLGYMLQGRWMGKVGINKLNIYVTGQNLLTLTNYSGYDPEVNMGGGSSTVLGVDYGTYPQSKSVVAGVNIEF from the coding sequence ATGGAAACTAACCTATTTTTGAGAATCGCAAAGCTGAAGAACAAGGGGTGGTGCACCTTGTTCTTGGTGCTCGGACTCGTCTTTTTGCAGCTCAGCTCATTTGGACAGACGGGAACAGTTACAGGCACAGTAAAGGATGACGACAAAACTCCTACACCTGGAGTTAATGTCACGATTAAAGGGACTACCACAGGTGCTGCAACTGATGTTAATGGAAAATATGCAATCAAGGCGGCATCTACTGATGTGCTGGTATTTTCATTTATCGGAATGCAAACGATTGAGGTTTCTGTTGGAAACCGAAAGGTGGTCGATGTAATTTTGAAGTCAGAGACAAAAAAATTAAATGAGCTGGTAGTGATTGGCTATGGCTCTGTTCAGAAGAAGGATGTTACTACTGCTGTATCCACCGTGTCGGCAAAGGAGATCGCCGATAGGCCTATTGTTTCGGCTGCGCAGGCGTTGCAGGGCAAGAGTGCTGGTGTTCAGGTGGTGCAGCCATCAGGCAAACCGGGAGTCGGACTCTCTATCAGAGTACGAGGTTCTACCTCGGTGGTGGCCAGCAACGAACCGTTGTATGTTGTTGATGGTATTCCAACCGATGGTGTATCTAACCTTTCTCCAAATGATATCGAGAATATGGTTATCCTTAAGGATGCCTCTTCTGCTTCGATCTACGGGGCGCGTGCTGCTAATGGGGTGGTGTTAATCACGACCAAACGCGGTAAGTCGGGTAAGGCGCTGCTTTCGTTTAACGCTTATACTGGAGTTTCCAAGATTGGAAAGACTATTGACGTGCTCAACACCGAGCAGTACCGTCAGCTGTTAAAAGATATAGGTGGAGCAAACCAGGTGCCCGATGGCATTTCAACCTATACCAACTGGAATGATGAGACCTTCAAAACGGGTACCATTCAAAGCTATCAACTTTCTGCCAGCGCAGGACGCGAGGGGTACTCGTACTACGTGTCAGGCGGTTATCAGGAGGAGAAGGGGATTGTTGCTCCGGCCAGCTTTAAGCGCTACACCTTTAGAGCGAACATGGATAACCAACTCAAAGAGTGGGTAAAGCTAACAACCAACTTCAGCATGTCGCGGGCGCAGAATATGAATGCTGCTGACAATGCAGGTTCGGGGCGTGGCGGGGTAATCCTGAGTGTGCTTAACACACCTCCATTCCTTTCTGTTTGGGATTCCAAAAATCCAAAGCAGTATGCAGCCAATCCATTTCAGCCTTCTTGGGAAAACCCGCTGGCGCAATCGGCTGCTAAAGATCAGAATACCGATTCTAAAATACAGGGAAGCGCTGCATTGGAGTTCTCCTTGCTAAAGGATTTAAAATATAAGACGACCTTAGGGGTAGACTATAATGTACACAACTGGGACTACTATCTCGATCCTGTTCGAACCAACTGGGGGCGTAAAAATAATGGGCTGGGTAAGGCTGATCGTAGCTCATCTACTGTTTGGTTGTGGGAAAACCTGCTGACATACAGCAAGTCATTCAACAAGCTCAACTTTAACGGTATCTTGGGATCATCAACTCAAAGTTCACGATGGGATCATGCCTACATGGAGGGGAAGGATTATCCTGCGAATATACCGATTGAGACTCTTAATATTGCGAACCTAATTGATCCATACAGCGCAAGCACATCAGCCTCCGAGTGGTCTGTACTATCCTACTTTGCTCGTGCTTCGTTTAACTACGACAATAAGTATCTGCTGACTGCCAACTTCCGTGCCGATGGTACTTCCAAAATGCCGTCTAATAATAGGTGGGGATATTTTCCTTCATTCTCTGCCGGTTGGAGGGTTAGCTCAGAACGCTTCATGGAATCAATTGCAAGTGTAGTAAACGATCTTAAGCTTCGTGTTGGCTGGGGAGAAACAGGAAACCAGGAGGGTATTGGTGACTACTACTACTATGGTACCTATGGAATTACCCGCCGACCCATTACCGATCCTTACTCTGGTCCGCTGTTGTGGAGGCAAAGGATGAATAATCCTGACCTTAAGTGGGAAACTACAACCCAGTCAAACGTTGGTGTCGATGTTTCATTCCTGAATTCTAGAATTACACTTAACATGGATGCCTACTACAAGAAGACAACCGATTTGCTGTTTGACGTTGTGTTCCCATCTACGGTTGGCTTAGGAGCATTGAGACGTAATAATGGAGAGGTCGAAAATAAGGGCTTCGAGTTTAATATTACCTCACAGAATCTGAAAGGAGCGTTGGGTTGGACTACGGACTTCAACATGTCGTTTAACAGGAATAAAGTTACCAAGCTGGGATTGACCAAAAACTATCTCTACGGAGGTATTGAAAGCAACGGACAGAGCATCATCCTGCTTAAAGAGGGTGTGTCGTTGGGTACTTTTTATGGCTACATCTCGGAAGGAGTGAATCCGGAGACCGGGGATATTATCTATAAAGATTTGAACAGTAACGGTAAAATAGATCCAGACGATAGGACAATAATAGGTAACGCGCAACCTGACTTCATATTTGGGATGACGAACTCCTTTACTTGGAAAAATTTCAACCTCAACTTCTTTATTCAGGGAAGCTACGGGAACGATATCTTTAATGCCACTCGAATTGATACCGAAGGTATGTTTGATGTTAAAAACCAATCTACGGAGGTGCTAAGGCGTTGGAAAAGGCCTGGTATGGTTACCGATATCCCACGTGCTGGAAATATCTACAACTCCAATAACTCTACCCGTTTTGTCGAAGATGGATCGTATGTTCGGCTCAAAAGTGTGACCCTTGGATATATGCTTCAGGGACGCTGGATGGGAAAGGTTGGCATTAATAAGCTGAACATTTATGTAACAGGTCAAAACCTGCTAACGTTGACCAACTATTCGGGTTACGATCCCGAAGTGAATATGGGTGGTGGCAGCAGCACCGTTCTTGGGGTAGACTATGGAACTTATCCTCAGTCTAAATCGGTGGTAGCTGGTGTAAATATCGAATTTTAA
- a CDS encoding glycoside hydrolase family 30 protein yields the protein MMMKHQKLLTLIFWLFLATACSKSSDSPVPVDPNGEVPVAGKVQSYTTSTSQLSLLKLKNVDFGGMPGDFTIRLDSTATYQQMDGFGAALTGSSAYLLNMMDAAKRAGILRDLFDPQTGIGISYLRITIGSSDFSLGNYSYWDTEGAAGFSIPLQDSKDLIPILKEIVAINPKIKIMASPWSAPAWMKGSKTMNGGSLLDANMPAYADYFVKYVKAYKQMGINIDAISVQNEPAHQTSGYPTMLMIWQQQAMFIKAFLGPKFASEGITTKILIWDHNFDAWDYPVNILNDSDAKKYIAGSAFHAYGGDASAMGKVHDAHPDKDLYFTEQSGGSWGQGFAGDLMWFTKNIFIGTTNNWSKNVLLWNLALNPTNGPTNGGCTTCRGVITIDGSSVTKNVEYYAIGHFSKFVRPGAVRIGNSIIGNASIAASVSYSSFMNSDGTKSVVVANSQSQPVSYSIQCGNRRFTYMQEGGTVVTFNWK from the coding sequence ATGATGATGAAGCATCAGAAACTTCTTACGCTTATTTTTTGGCTCTTTTTGGCTACGGCCTGCTCCAAAAGTAGCGATAGCCCCGTGCCTGTGGATCCCAATGGAGAGGTTCCTGTTGCAGGTAAAGTTCAGTCGTATACCACCAGCACTTCACAGCTGAGCTTGCTTAAGCTTAAAAATGTTGACTTCGGGGGGATGCCCGGCGACTTTACCATCAGGCTGGATTCTACGGCAACCTACCAACAAATGGATGGATTTGGAGCTGCTCTCACCGGATCTTCTGCTTACCTGCTGAACATGATGGATGCTGCCAAACGGGCTGGAATTCTTCGAGATTTATTCGATCCTCAAACAGGGATTGGGATAAGTTACCTTAGAATAACAATTGGCTCTTCCGACTTTTCTTTGGGAAATTATTCCTACTGGGATACTGAGGGTGCTGCTGGATTTTCCATTCCGCTTCAAGATAGTAAAGATCTTATTCCAATCTTGAAGGAGATTGTTGCTATTAACCCGAAAATTAAGATAATGGCCTCTCCTTGGTCGGCACCGGCATGGATGAAGGGATCTAAAACTATGAATGGAGGTTCCCTGCTGGATGCAAATATGCCTGCTTATGCCGACTATTTTGTAAAGTATGTAAAGGCGTATAAGCAGATGGGAATCAACATTGACGCAATAAGTGTTCAGAATGAACCTGCTCATCAGACTTCCGGATATCCTACCATGCTTATGATTTGGCAGCAGCAGGCCATGTTTATCAAAGCTTTTCTGGGACCAAAATTTGCATCAGAAGGGATTACTACTAAAATACTAATCTGGGATCATAATTTTGACGCTTGGGATTACCCTGTTAATATACTTAACGACTCCGATGCAAAGAAGTATATAGCCGGATCTGCCTTTCATGCATACGGAGGTGATGCTTCTGCAATGGGTAAGGTGCACGATGCTCATCCCGACAAGGATCTCTACTTTACCGAGCAGTCGGGCGGTAGCTGGGGACAGGGATTTGCAGGGGATCTGATGTGGTTTACAAAGAATATCTTTATTGGAACAACCAATAACTGGTCAAAAAATGTGCTGCTTTGGAATCTAGCGTTAAATCCTACAAACGGACCTACTAACGGTGGATGCACCACATGTAGAGGTGTTATCACCATTGATGGGAGTAGCGTTACCAAGAATGTGGAGTACTATGCTATCGGTCACTTTTCTAAGTTTGTGCGCCCTGGCGCGGTACGAATTGGGAATAGTATTATCGGCAATGCCAGTATTGCTGCCTCTGTAAGCTACTCCTCATTTATGAATAGCGATGGCACAAAATCTGTGGTGGTGGCAAATTCGCAGTCACAACCTGTAAGCTACTCCATACAGTGTGGAAATCGTCGCTTTACCTACATGCAAGAAGGGGGAACTGTTGTAACCTTTAACTGGAAGTAA
- a CDS encoding RagB/SusD family nutrient uptake outer membrane protein — MRYKIYWEVTALALMLAVSSCDGLLDKEPISEISEGMVGDNGNASDTIRFKTAAQAESFLGTCYNEFQTEYFQLDYYINSEMQSDNSYQGANGVELEQIENYQLSPTNKNITRDWGYLYRFIGNANVVIDNVLKTPDQTFPDARKRQIRAEALVMRAWCYFDLVRLYGGVPLVLKAIPSINSGNVENVYPLLYPDRATEDQVYAQIEKDLIESLPLVQEFPATKAVVSKALVNSLLAKFYATKQPADWAKVKQYAQNVVGDTRYELLPDYADLFKATAQTNSKESIFEVQYNLGSNEFWGYDMHMGTDWKKFNTPTNDLVKAFDNENDQIRKGVSIAFADVSGKWTDKNWAVTAYPFAGKYKSRGAKVMLVRLADIMLLLGEAENELGGTTAAQGWLNKVRKRVSLPETSAVTKEDLRLAFEKERRLELAFEGHRWFDLKRTNRVIPVMNGFKDSKGSNIFKGKIQPYMLLWPVPQSERDMNSKLTQNAGY, encoded by the coding sequence ATGAGATATAAAATATATTGGGAGGTTACAGCGCTTGCTTTAATGCTTGCTGTTTCGTCGTGTGATGGACTCCTAGATAAAGAGCCTATTTCTGAAATTTCTGAAGGTATGGTGGGCGATAATGGTAATGCCAGCGATACCATTCGTTTCAAGACAGCTGCTCAGGCTGAGTCGTTCCTTGGAACATGCTACAATGAGTTTCAAACCGAGTACTTTCAGCTCGACTACTATATTAATAGCGAGATGCAGTCGGACAACTCTTACCAAGGAGCCAATGGGGTGGAGCTGGAGCAGATTGAAAACTACCAACTTTCGCCAACAAATAAAAACATAACCCGCGACTGGGGATACTTGTATCGCTTTATAGGTAATGCCAACGTGGTTATAGATAATGTATTAAAAACTCCCGATCAAACCTTCCCTGATGCCAGGAAGCGACAAATAAGAGCCGAAGCGCTAGTAATGCGCGCTTGGTGCTATTTCGACTTGGTGAGATTATACGGTGGTGTACCTTTGGTATTAAAGGCCATTCCATCAATTAATTCGGGGAATGTCGAGAACGTATATCCGTTGCTTTATCCCGATCGCGCAACTGAAGATCAGGTATATGCACAGATTGAGAAAGATTTGATAGAATCACTACCTCTTGTTCAGGAGTTTCCTGCTACTAAAGCAGTTGTTTCTAAAGCATTGGTAAACTCTTTACTAGCGAAATTCTATGCTACCAAACAACCTGCAGATTGGGCAAAGGTTAAGCAGTATGCCCAAAATGTAGTTGGGGATACCCGATATGAGCTTTTACCCGATTATGCCGATCTATTTAAGGCTACAGCACAGACTAATAGCAAGGAGTCGATCTTTGAGGTGCAGTATAACTTAGGGTCAAACGAGTTCTGGGGATACGATATGCATATGGGTACCGACTGGAAAAAGTTTAATACGCCAACTAATGATTTAGTAAAGGCGTTCGACAACGAGAATGATCAGATCAGGAAGGGTGTCTCCATTGCCTTTGCTGATGTTTCGGGGAAGTGGACCGACAAGAACTGGGCTGTAACTGCCTACCCATTTGCTGGCAAGTATAAATCTCGTGGAGCGAAGGTAATGCTGGTTCGATTGGCAGATATTATGCTTCTTCTTGGTGAAGCGGAGAATGAGTTGGGTGGTACGACTGCTGCTCAGGGATGGTTGAATAAGGTTCGTAAGCGTGTTTCTCTACCCGAGACCTCAGCTGTAACAAAGGAGGACCTGCGCCTAGCCTTTGAGAAGGAGCGTCGACTTGAGCTAGCTTTTGAGGGACATCGTTGGTTCGACTTAAAGAGAACCAATCGTGTTATTCCCGTAATGAACGGATTTAAGGACAGCAAGGGGAGCAATATCTTTAAAGGTAAAATTCAACCTTATATGCTATTGTGGCCGGTGCCTCAGTCGGAAAGAGATATGAATAGCAAGCTGACTCAAAACGCAGGATACTAG
- a CDS encoding DUF5121 domain-containing protein: MKKINYSIIALALAAGMMSCSKSSDEQLSTPTIVSATLSPSSLTYGDSLELKAVVHDEITPLSTLEVAFEVDGVIVQRQSIRTKGNNVTVDKKFLIPFAKGATEGTKVTAYLTAINIDGYEAKQSVVAVTMRRPVFEKLYLQMKNGTTLELTPRAGNADIYESVKDYYSNNIFGRVVSKKDLTGYIWAMVDSKMDLAADTDPFFNLNDPTMIPDRIIFNTKTFELQFEGVKLDPMTFNGNQFTVKKPGIMQLTMSLVQNQLVDIKGFSKLDAAIDPDFFVKDGDKYKFLGESGSYYFQYHIDNNFIYVEQSSSVYPNALWACGVGMGKPMSPLKKTTSWNWNEPTDYCFVRKVGATKYQLTVYLKHETGLSWSDEVNFKFFNQKGWGGEFDTRTLKTLPNGFVAKSDGNVGATTDLAEGVYKLTLDLDPAVMSLDAVKIR, from the coding sequence ATGAAAAAAATCAATTACTCAATAATAGCGCTTGCATTGGCTGCCGGGATGATGTCGTGCAGCAAGAGCAGCGACGAGCAGTTGTCGACCCCCACTATTGTGTCGGCTACGCTTAGCCCTTCATCGCTTACTTATGGAGACTCTTTGGAACTTAAAGCGGTTGTACACGATGAGATTACCCCGCTATCTACTCTAGAAGTCGCCTTTGAGGTTGATGGGGTGATTGTTCAGCGCCAGTCTATTCGAACAAAGGGTAACAACGTTACGGTCGATAAAAAGTTCCTTATTCCGTTTGCCAAGGGAGCAACCGAAGGGACTAAGGTGACAGCCTATCTTACCGCGATTAACATCGATGGCTATGAAGCGAAGCAAAGCGTGGTCGCTGTAACCATGCGTCGACCTGTCTTTGAAAAGCTTTACCTTCAGATGAAAAACGGAACAACGCTGGAACTTACTCCACGTGCCGGCAATGCAGATATTTACGAATCGGTAAAGGACTACTACTCAAATAATATTTTTGGAAGGGTTGTTTCTAAAAAAGACCTGACTGGTTATATTTGGGCTATGGTTGATAGTAAGATGGACTTGGCTGCCGATACCGACCCGTTTTTCAACCTGAACGATCCAACCATGATTCCTGATAGGATTATTTTTAATACAAAAACGTTTGAGCTACAGTTCGAAGGTGTTAAGCTGGATCCAATGACTTTTAACGGAAATCAGTTTACGGTAAAGAAACCGGGTATTATGCAGCTTACTATGTCGTTGGTACAAAATCAGCTGGTAGATATTAAGGGTTTTTCCAAACTTGATGCGGCAATCGATCCAGATTTCTTTGTAAAAGACGGAGATAAGTATAAGTTTTTGGGTGAATCAGGTAGCTACTACTTCCAGTATCACATCGATAATAACTTTATTTATGTAGAACAGAGCTCTTCTGTTTATCCAAATGCCTTGTGGGCTTGTGGTGTTGGAATGGGTAAACCGATGTCTCCGCTCAAGAAGACCACCAGCTGGAATTGGAATGAGCCTACCGACTACTGCTTTGTTCGTAAAGTTGGGGCTACAAAGTATCAGCTTACTGTATACCTCAAACATGAGACAGGTTTATCGTGGTCCGATGAGGTGAACTTTAAGTTTTTCAACCAGAAGGGTTGGGGAGGGGAGTTTGATACTCGTACCTTAAAGACTTTACCAAACGGATTTGTTGCCAAATCAGATGGGAATGTTGGAGCAACTACCGATCTTGCAGAGGGAGTGTACAAGCTAACGCTTGATCTAGATCCCGCTGTGATGAGCCTAGATGCCGTAAAAATTCGATAA